The proteins below are encoded in one region of Micromonospora pisi:
- a CDS encoding PQQ-dependent sugar dehydrogenase has product MTRLRRIMRLGLVGVLLGSVLAPLRATVAEAVTLPSGFQEQIVFSGLSQPTNIEFAPDGRVFVTEKGGRIKVFDDLADPTPTIFADLSTNVHNQWDRGLLGLALPPDFPATPWVYVLYTYDAPPGQTAPVWNDTCGDANNGRCLVTGRLSRLQANGNVMTGSEQVLIHDWCQQYPSHSVGDLRFGADGMLYASAGDGASFSATDYGQLGNPVNPCGDPPGGSMTPPGAQGGALRAQDVRTTGDPTGLDGTVLRLDPATGAAAPGNPLIGSADLNARRIVGLGMRNPFRFTMRPGTNEVWLGDVGWNVWEEIDRLVSPTAGTTNFGWPCYEGAARMSSYDNANLNLCESLYSGTGQNAPYFTYNHTGAVVPGENCGSGGDAISGLAFYPTSGGNYPAAYAGALFFADYSRNCIYAMRPTTPGGLPSPTNIEAFGQAAANPTDLAIGPGNELYYVDLGGGTVRRIRYFPGNQPPTAVINAQPTSGTAPLTVSFDGTGSTDPDPADEGRLTYKWDFTNDGAVDATTPTASFTYPAGGTYTARLTVTDTLGVTASTTVAIQPGNTAPTAVVDSPVAGTTWAVGDTLSFSGHANDPQQGTLPASGLSWRLRMEHCETVGNCHTHQLQEWTGVAAGSFVAPDHDYPSYLELELTARDADGLTHTVVRRLDPRTVDLTFASEPAGLQLSVGASAGTTPFTRTVIVGSTNTVSAPSPQSANAQTHTFANWSDGGAATHVITAPAGATTFTAAYTSAAGCADSFGYTCTTTTERPFQPAGETVLPLTGDEDVAEVNLPFGFRLYGETHGTAWVSTNGFLSFSDPGAAAPVNGPVPDAVLPNGAIYPFWDDLVQRADSTVRTGVYGTAPNRRFVVEWRNSGVYGSSSARVTFAAVLSEQGEITFSYADLAGNGREQGDSATVAIEDGTGAVALGYSINQPVLRNGTSVVFTPPGATPPPTTGTLSGTVTALATGLPVAGATVTLSPGGRTATTGVDGSYSLSAVTPGGYTVAGSALGGLLTGSAQVTVTAGGTHAANLALVVLPTEEPGYAKTTESRPFVPAEGALVPLTGDESVAQVSLPFSFPFYGQNHSSAWVSSNGFVSFADPSGAQPINTGLPGAGLPNAALYPFWDDLVIRADTTVRTAEVGSGADRKFVIEWRNIGMYGSSSARITVEAILSANGEIAFNYADLATTKPAELGGGATVGIENPAGTAAVQHSVDQPTLANGTAIVFHPIS; this is encoded by the coding sequence ATGACGCGCCTGCGTCGAATCATGCGCTTGGGACTGGTCGGAGTCCTGCTGGGCAGCGTGCTGGCACCGTTGCGGGCAACCGTGGCGGAGGCGGTCACGCTGCCCAGTGGATTCCAGGAGCAGATCGTCTTCAGCGGTCTCAGCCAGCCGACGAACATCGAGTTCGCCCCGGACGGGCGGGTCTTCGTGACCGAGAAGGGCGGGCGGATCAAGGTCTTCGACGACCTGGCCGACCCGACCCCGACCATCTTCGCCGACCTCTCCACAAACGTGCACAACCAGTGGGACCGGGGCCTGCTCGGGCTGGCGCTGCCGCCCGACTTCCCGGCCACCCCGTGGGTGTACGTGCTCTACACCTACGACGCGCCGCCCGGCCAGACCGCCCCGGTCTGGAACGACACCTGCGGTGACGCCAACAACGGCCGCTGCCTGGTCACCGGCCGGCTCTCCCGGTTGCAGGCCAACGGCAACGTGATGACCGGCAGCGAGCAGGTGCTGATCCACGACTGGTGCCAGCAGTACCCCAGTCACTCCGTCGGTGACCTGCGCTTCGGCGCCGACGGCATGCTCTACGCCAGCGCGGGCGACGGCGCCAGCTTCAGCGCCACCGACTACGGCCAGCTCGGCAACCCGGTCAACCCCTGCGGCGACCCGCCGGGTGGTTCGATGACCCCGCCGGGTGCCCAGGGAGGTGCGCTGCGCGCCCAGGACGTACGGACCACCGGTGACCCGACCGGGCTGGACGGGACGGTGCTCCGGCTCGACCCGGCCACCGGCGCCGCCGCGCCGGGCAACCCGCTGATCGGTTCGGCCGACCTGAACGCCCGCCGGATCGTCGGGCTGGGAATGCGTAACCCGTTCCGGTTCACCATGCGCCCCGGCACGAACGAGGTGTGGCTCGGTGACGTCGGCTGGAACGTCTGGGAGGAGATCGACCGGCTGGTCAGCCCGACCGCCGGGACGACCAACTTCGGCTGGCCCTGTTACGAGGGCGCCGCCCGGATGTCGAGCTACGACAACGCCAACCTGAACCTCTGCGAGAGCCTCTACAGCGGCACCGGTCAGAACGCGCCCTACTTCACGTACAACCACACCGGGGCGGTGGTGCCGGGGGAGAACTGCGGCTCTGGTGGCGACGCCATCTCCGGCCTGGCCTTCTACCCGACCAGCGGGGGCAACTACCCGGCCGCGTACGCCGGGGCGCTCTTCTTCGCCGACTACTCGCGCAACTGCATCTACGCGATGCGCCCGACCACTCCCGGCGGGCTACCCAGCCCGACCAACATCGAGGCGTTCGGGCAGGCCGCCGCGAACCCGACCGACCTGGCCATCGGGCCGGGCAACGAGCTCTACTACGTCGACCTGGGCGGCGGCACGGTGCGCCGGATCCGTTACTTCCCCGGCAACCAGCCGCCGACCGCGGTGATCAACGCCCAGCCCACCTCGGGCACCGCGCCGCTGACCGTCAGCTTCGACGGCACCGGATCGACCGACCCCGACCCGGCGGACGAGGGGCGGCTCACCTACAAGTGGGACTTCACCAACGACGGCGCGGTCGACGCGACCACGCCGACCGCCAGTTTCACCTATCCGGCCGGCGGGACGTACACGGCCCGGTTGACCGTCACCGACACGCTGGGCGTCACGGCCAGCACCACCGTCGCGATCCAGCCCGGCAACACCGCCCCGACCGCCGTGGTCGACTCCCCGGTCGCTGGCACCACCTGGGCGGTGGGCGACACGCTCAGCTTCAGCGGCCACGCCAACGACCCGCAGCAGGGCACGTTGCCGGCGAGCGGTCTGAGCTGGCGGCTGCGGATGGAGCACTGCGAGACGGTGGGCAACTGCCACACCCACCAGCTCCAGGAGTGGACCGGGGTGGCCGCCGGGTCGTTCGTGGCACCGGACCACGACTACCCCTCGTACCTGGAGTTGGAGCTGACCGCGCGGGACGCCGACGGGCTCACGCACACGGTGGTCCGCCGGTTGGACCCGCGGACGGTAGACCTGACCTTCGCCAGTGAACCGGCCGGACTCCAGCTCAGCGTCGGTGCGTCGGCCGGGACGACGCCGTTCACCCGTACCGTGATCGTCGGTTCGACCAACACGGTGAGCGCACCGAGCCCACAGAGCGCCAACGCGCAGACGCACACCTTCGCCAACTGGTCCGACGGTGGCGCGGCGACGCACGTGATCACCGCGCCGGCCGGCGCGACCACCTTCACGGCGGCCTACACCAGCGCCGCCGGCTGCGCCGACAGCTTCGGCTACACCTGCACCACCACCACGGAACGACCGTTCCAGCCGGCCGGGGAGACGGTGCTGCCGCTCACCGGCGACGAGGATGTCGCCGAGGTGAACCTGCCGTTCGGATTCCGGCTGTACGGCGAGACGCACGGCACCGCCTGGGTCTCCACCAACGGCTTCCTCTCCTTCTCCGACCCGGGGGCGGCGGCGCCGGTGAACGGGCCGGTGCCCGACGCCGTCCTGCCGAACGGCGCGATCTACCCCTTCTGGGACGACCTCGTGCAACGGGCCGACTCGACGGTGCGTACCGGTGTGTACGGCACGGCGCCGAACCGGCGTTTCGTGGTCGAGTGGCGCAACAGCGGCGTGTACGGATCCTCGTCGGCCCGGGTCACGTTCGCCGCGGTGCTCAGTGAGCAGGGTGAGATCACCTTCAGCTACGCGGACCTGGCGGGGAACGGGCGGGAGCAGGGCGACTCGGCGACGGTCGCGATCGAGGACGGCACCGGGGCGGTGGCGCTCGGCTACTCGATCAACCAGCCGGTGCTGCGCAACGGCACCTCGGTGGTCTTCACCCCGCCCGGCGCGACGCCGCCGCCGACCACCGGCACTCTCTCCGGCACGGTCACGGCGCTGGCGACCGGCCTGCCGGTGGCGGGGGCGACGGTGACCCTGTCGCCGGGGGGCCGGACGGCGACGACCGGGGTGGACGGGTCGTACAGCCTGAGTGCGGTGACGCCCGGCGGTTACACCGTCGCCGGCTCGGCGCTCGGCGGGCTGCTCACCGGTTCGGCCCAGGTCACCGTGACGGCCGGTGGTACGCACGCCGCCAACCTCGCCCTGGTCGTGCTGCCGACGGAGGAGCCCGGGTACGCGAAGACGACCGAGTCCCGGCCGTTCGTACCGGCGGAGGGTGCGCTGGTGCCGTTGACCGGGGACGAGTCGGTGGCGCAGGTGAGCCTGCCGTTCTCCTTCCCGTTCTACGGGCAGAACCACAGCTCGGCGTGGGTCTCCAGCAACGGGTTCGTCTCCTTCGCCGATCCGTCCGGCGCCCAGCCGATCAACACCGGGCTGCCGGGTGCGGGACTGCCGAATGCCGCGCTCTACCCGTTCTGGGACGACCTGGTGATCCGTGCGGACACCACGGTCCGGACCGCCGAGGTCGGGTCCGGCGCGGACCGGAAGTTCGTGATCGAGTGGCG
- a CDS encoding glycosyltransferase family 4 protein → MASRRPHVVIVVVNLPVERDRRVIRECLALEAAGYRVTVICPRGPGRLTMLPGSVDTAIRSFPQPLAGTGVLSFAAEFAWALLAVTTRLLGIMLRSRVDAVQACNPPDVFWVVALLMRALGRPFVFDHHDLSPELYECKTDHPRPAVLRVLRLFEKLSWRCASAVVSTNESYRELAITRGGCDPARVVVVRNGPTLAEVGPIRTESVEPELAETGPTTVTNRQTIVYLGVINPQDHVEAAVLAAEHLVGLRGGEDWQLVVAGDGECLPGLRELADQRGISDVVTFTGWLEGDEVDALLRSASIAIQPDPPTRMAELSTMAKTVEYVARGLPVVAVDLLETRRTAEDAASYVPNGTPDELAKALDQLLGDDAARNAMGVVARRRFTEQLAWDHQAKSYIRLWDQLLRRNPTGYNSVSDETGTDAARQTRPQHGTKEAVP, encoded by the coding sequence ATGGCCAGCCGACGTCCACATGTCGTCATCGTCGTGGTCAATCTGCCTGTCGAACGGGACCGCCGGGTGATCCGGGAGTGCCTGGCCCTCGAGGCGGCCGGGTACCGGGTCACCGTGATCTGCCCACGCGGCCCGGGGCGGTTGACCATGCTGCCCGGGTCCGTCGACACCGCGATCCGGTCGTTCCCACAGCCACTGGCCGGCACCGGCGTGCTCTCCTTCGCCGCCGAGTTCGCCTGGGCGCTGCTCGCGGTCACCACCCGGCTGCTCGGGATCATGCTGCGCTCGCGGGTCGACGCGGTGCAGGCGTGCAACCCGCCGGACGTGTTCTGGGTCGTCGCGCTCCTGATGCGGGCGCTCGGTCGCCCGTTCGTCTTCGACCACCATGACCTGAGTCCCGAACTGTACGAGTGCAAGACGGACCATCCCCGACCAGCCGTACTGCGCGTTCTGCGGCTGTTCGAGAAGCTCTCCTGGCGTTGTGCCTCGGCCGTGGTCTCCACCAACGAGTCGTACCGCGAGCTGGCCATCACCAGGGGTGGCTGCGATCCGGCACGGGTGGTGGTGGTCCGGAATGGACCGACTCTGGCCGAGGTGGGACCGATCAGGACGGAATCGGTCGAGCCGGAACTGGCCGAAACAGGTCCGACCACTGTCACAAATCGTCAGACAATTGTTTACCTCGGTGTCATAAATCCGCAGGACCACGTCGAAGCCGCCGTACTGGCCGCCGAGCACCTGGTCGGACTCCGTGGCGGTGAGGACTGGCAACTGGTGGTCGCCGGTGACGGAGAGTGCCTGCCCGGGTTGCGCGAACTCGCCGACCAGCGGGGCATCTCCGATGTCGTGACGTTCACCGGTTGGCTGGAAGGCGACGAGGTCGACGCCCTCCTACGGTCGGCGTCGATCGCCATCCAGCCGGATCCGCCCACCCGAATGGCCGAATTGTCGACCATGGCGAAGACCGTGGAATACGTTGCCCGCGGCCTTCCAGTGGTCGCCGTCGACCTGCTGGAGACCCGGCGTACCGCCGAGGACGCGGCCAGCTACGTGCCGAACGGCACCCCGGACGAACTCGCCAAGGCCCTTGACCAGCTACTCGGCGACGACGCCGCGAGAAACGCGATGGGCGTGGTCGCCCGGCGACGGTTCACCGAACAGCTAGCCTGGGACCACCAGGCCAAGTCGTACATCAGACTCTGGGATCAGCTACTTCGGCGCAATCCAACGGGTTACAACTCGGTTTCGGACGAAACCGGGACGGATGCCGCGCGCCAGACCCGGCCCCAGCATGGTACGAAAGAGGCGGTCCCGTGA
- a CDS encoding Wzz/FepE/Etk N-terminal domain-containing protein, which translates to MDLLDLLKLMFRRWYVTTPVVVLTLAAAFTLGAAIQPEYKTSAAVLLVPPTTSPAAPAPNASPQPGNPWLRVGENSMAQAVQISISAHEARAKVQAAGGNPDYEVGLVNRSPILTIDVTAASHGEALATVTAVTKLVGEEVAGKQAEYKPKAGEQITTQVLDPGLNIVQSRSNVLRAQIVVVAIGLLLAAAASVGYDAIVRRRDRARLADRHGGRPSMAWNAGQATVGAARRPIPGPKGGSDSGDATQVVGNLGGQGNPSAGERSGGAPQQVSADFVRAPQSDDTILLTAVRRPADDTGK; encoded by the coding sequence ATGGACCTTCTCGACCTGCTGAAACTCATGTTTCGGCGATGGTATGTCACGACGCCGGTCGTGGTCCTGACCCTCGCGGCCGCATTCACGCTCGGTGCCGCGATCCAGCCCGAATACAAGACCTCGGCGGCGGTGCTCCTGGTGCCACCGACCACCAGCCCGGCCGCGCCCGCGCCCAACGCCAGCCCTCAGCCGGGCAACCCGTGGCTGCGGGTCGGCGAGAACTCGATGGCCCAGGCCGTCCAGATCTCGATCTCCGCGCACGAGGCACGGGCCAAGGTGCAGGCCGCCGGCGGCAATCCCGATTACGAGGTCGGGCTGGTCAACCGCAGCCCCATCCTGACCATCGACGTGACCGCGGCCAGCCACGGAGAAGCGCTGGCCACCGTCACCGCCGTGACCAAGCTGGTCGGCGAAGAGGTGGCCGGCAAGCAGGCCGAGTACAAGCCGAAGGCCGGCGAGCAGATCACCACGCAGGTGCTCGACCCGGGCCTGAACATCGTCCAGTCCCGCTCCAACGTGCTCCGGGCCCAGATCGTGGTGGTCGCCATCGGTCTGCTGCTCGCCGCCGCCGCCTCGGTCGGCTACGACGCCATCGTCCGTCGGCGGGACCGCGCCCGGCTCGCCGATCGGCACGGCGGTCGTCCGTCGATGGCGTGGAACGCCGGACAGGCCACGGTCGGTGCCGCCCGGCGGCCGATCCCCGGGCCGAAGGGTGGCTCCGACTCCGGCGACGCCACCCAGGTGGTCGGCAACCTCGGCGGCCAGGGCAATCCCAGCGCCGGCGAGCGGTCGGGCGGCGCACCGCAGCAGGTCTCGGCGGACTTCGTCCGGGCGCCGCAGTCCGACGACACGATCCTGCTCACCGCGGTCCGCCGTCCCGCCGACGACACGGGCAAATAA
- a CDS encoding O-antigen ligase family protein, translated as MPTYLSSRRSATVYDGVTPRVRHFPDATAALIASVLLSYLLPARLIFPPLTTLGRPGVIIGFFLIVWWALTRMHPTLVTRGQQPMRWALALYLATMGVSYIAGEARGMSVLEANSADRTILMALAGAGVLLAAADGVLTRERIDHVLRSLAWGSTVMALFALAQFILRVDFTTYLKLPPLLVFQKDLIGFDARGGGGLVRVAGTAGHYIEFSVLMVIGLVVAIHYARFSDNRRGRQIYGALAMIQAAVIPISLSRTGVLALAAAILLFILVWPLRTTFNVLVIGFFLAALIQVGKPGLLATLRALLFAGENDPSVQGRLEDYAFVAPYIKERLWFGRGVGTWLPELYQLLDNQWLVTLVSTGIVGVAGLALFFLIGIVVAGRVRRFASSERDRDLAAVLAVTIGVAAVSAFTFDALYFTTYFITVHLLLGLAGALWRLTRAERINSSGAS; from the coding sequence GTGCCCACGTACCTTTCCTCGCGACGATCCGCCACCGTGTACGACGGGGTGACCCCCCGCGTACGCCATTTCCCGGACGCGACCGCGGCTTTGATCGCCTCCGTTCTCCTCTCCTACCTGCTGCCCGCGCGACTGATCTTTCCGCCGCTGACCACGCTCGGCCGGCCCGGCGTGATCATCGGGTTCTTCCTGATCGTCTGGTGGGCCCTGACCCGGATGCACCCCACCCTGGTCACGCGGGGCCAGCAGCCGATGCGCTGGGCCCTGGCGCTCTACCTGGCCACCATGGGCGTGTCGTACATCGCCGGTGAGGCCCGGGGCATGTCGGTGCTGGAGGCGAACAGCGCGGACCGGACCATCCTGATGGCGTTGGCCGGGGCGGGCGTGCTGCTCGCGGCGGCGGACGGGGTGCTCACCCGCGAACGGATCGACCACGTACTGCGCTCCCTGGCCTGGGGCTCGACCGTGATGGCGCTCTTCGCGCTGGCCCAGTTCATCCTCCGGGTGGATTTCACCACCTACCTCAAGCTGCCGCCCCTGCTGGTCTTCCAGAAGGACCTGATCGGCTTCGACGCCCGAGGGGGCGGTGGCCTGGTCCGGGTCGCCGGCACCGCCGGGCACTACATCGAGTTCAGCGTGCTGATGGTGATCGGGCTGGTGGTGGCGATCCACTACGCCCGTTTCTCGGACAACCGGCGCGGTCGGCAGATCTACGGCGCCCTGGCGATGATCCAGGCAGCGGTCATCCCGATCTCGCTCTCCCGGACCGGAGTGCTCGCCCTCGCCGCCGCGATCCTGCTCTTCATCCTGGTCTGGCCGCTGCGGACCACGTTCAACGTCCTGGTGATCGGGTTCTTCCTCGCCGCGCTGATCCAGGTCGGCAAACCCGGCCTGCTGGCAACCCTGCGGGCGCTGCTCTTCGCGGGCGAGAACGACCCGAGCGTGCAGGGGCGGCTGGAGGACTACGCCTTCGTCGCGCCGTACATCAAGGAACGGCTCTGGTTCGGTCGCGGCGTCGGCACCTGGCTACCCGAGCTGTACCAACTCCTCGACAACCAGTGGCTGGTCACCCTCGTCAGCACCGGCATCGTCGGGGTGGCCGGGCTGGCGCTCTTCTTCCTGATCGGCATCGTCGTCGCCGGCCGGGTCCGCCGGTTCGCGTCGAGCGAGCGGGACCGCGATCTGGCGGCCGTACTGGCGGTGACGATCGGCGTGGCGGCTGTCTCCGCCTTCACCTTCGACGCGCTCTACTTCACCACCTACTTCATCACGGTGCACCTGCTGCTCGGCCTCGCCGGGGCGCTGTGGCGGCTGACCCGGGCCGAGCGCATCAACTCCAGCGGGGCGTCATGA
- a CDS encoding glycosyltransferase family 2 protein, whose product MTGIDILMITYDRPEYVRLSLPHLLASCPPDARVWLWHNGTDQPTLDAVEELRDHPRVHRFHHSPVNAGLREPTNWLWQEATGDLLSKVDDDCLPDPGWLHTLRQAQDDVPEFGVIGTWRFPDEDVDDELVAAKLADYPNGHRLMRNHWVQGSGYLLKREMVRQVGPLTEQDTFTTWCLRGARLGWINGWYHPFLPEDHMDDPRSPHTIYLTDEDFMARRPLSAKRTGVTTVAEWTEQMRHSARVVQAASLDLREYQGWRRRRRTVTRRIRLALTGRAPW is encoded by the coding sequence GTGACCGGTATCGACATTCTCATGATCACGTACGACCGGCCGGAGTACGTCCGGCTCTCCCTGCCGCACCTGCTGGCGAGCTGCCCGCCCGACGCCCGGGTCTGGCTCTGGCACAACGGCACCGACCAGCCCACCCTGGACGCGGTGGAGGAACTGCGCGATCACCCGAGGGTGCACCGGTTCCACCACAGCCCGGTCAACGCCGGCCTGCGCGAACCGACCAACTGGCTCTGGCAGGAGGCGACCGGGGACCTGCTGAGCAAGGTGGACGACGACTGCCTGCCCGACCCCGGTTGGCTGCACACCCTGCGCCAGGCCCAGGACGACGTACCCGAATTCGGGGTGATCGGCACCTGGCGCTTCCCGGACGAGGACGTGGACGACGAACTGGTCGCCGCCAAGCTGGCCGACTACCCGAACGGGCACCGGCTGATGCGCAACCACTGGGTGCAGGGCAGCGGCTATCTGCTCAAGCGCGAAATGGTCCGCCAGGTCGGCCCGCTGACCGAGCAGGACACCTTCACCACCTGGTGCCTGCGCGGGGCCCGGCTCGGCTGGATCAACGGGTGGTACCACCCCTTCCTGCCCGAGGACCACATGGACGACCCGCGCAGCCCGCACACCATCTACCTGACCGACGAGGACTTCATGGCCCGCCGGCCGCTCTCGGCCAAGCGGACCGGGGTCACCACCGTGGCCGAGTGGACCGAACAGATGCGCCACTCCGCCCGGGTGGTCCAGGCCGCCTCGCTGGACCTGCGCGAATACCAGGGTTGGCGGCGCCGACGGCGTACCGTCACGCGCCGGATCCGGCTCGCCCTGACCGGGCGGGCGCCCTGGTGA
- a CDS encoding glycosyltransferase yields the protein MTSVVIAAHNEAAVLPRCLRQLLDGAEPGEFEVVVVANGCTDATAELARSIPGVQVLELVEASKSAALNAGDAAATRFPRIYLDADIPLSADGARKLAAATTAAPGGGGLLAAAPARRLDTTGRPLLVRAYYAVNSRLPAFRDALFGRGAIVLSAAGRARFDRFPDQIADDLFLDSLFEVGEKREVAEVTLVVATPRRTGDLLRRLGRVRAGNTAMRATDTRVRRARRASWLVDVVLPRPWLLPAGVCYAALTIAAGISSRRASQGAWGRDESSRVPAEGAPR from the coding sequence GTGACCAGCGTGGTGATAGCCGCACACAACGAGGCGGCGGTGCTTCCCCGATGCCTGCGCCAACTGCTCGACGGTGCCGAACCGGGAGAGTTCGAGGTGGTGGTCGTGGCGAACGGCTGCACGGACGCGACCGCCGAGCTGGCCCGGTCGATCCCCGGCGTACAGGTGCTTGAACTGGTCGAGGCCTCCAAGTCGGCGGCGCTGAACGCCGGTGACGCGGCGGCGACCCGCTTCCCCCGGATCTACCTCGACGCGGACATCCCGCTCTCCGCCGACGGAGCCCGCAAGCTCGCCGCCGCGACCACCGCCGCCCCCGGCGGCGGTGGCCTGCTCGCGGCGGCACCGGCCCGGCGGCTGGACACCACCGGCCGGCCCCTGCTGGTACGCGCCTACTACGCGGTCAACTCGCGACTACCAGCCTTCCGGGACGCGCTCTTCGGGCGGGGCGCGATCGTGCTCTCCGCCGCCGGGCGGGCCCGCTTCGATCGGTTCCCCGACCAGATCGCCGACGACCTCTTCCTCGACTCGCTTTTCGAGGTGGGTGAGAAGCGGGAGGTCGCCGAGGTGACCCTCGTGGTCGCGACCCCCCGGCGGACCGGGGACCTGCTTCGCCGACTCGGCCGGGTACGTGCCGGCAACACCGCGATGCGCGCCACCGACACCCGGGTACGCCGAGCCCGCCGCGCGTCCTGGCTGGTCGACGTGGTGCTGCCACGACCGTGGCTGCTGCCGGCCGGGGTCTGCTACGCGGCGCTCACCATCGCGGCCGGGATCTCCAGCCGCCGGGCGAGCCAGGGGGCCTGGGGTCGGGACGAGTCAAGCCGGGTGCCGGCGGAAGGAGCCCCCCGATGA
- a CDS encoding glycosyltransferase family 2 protein: protein MTSGPTTPAVSVVIVSYQTRDLIRRALSTLRTASPAGSYEVIVVDNASTDGSAEAVENEFPEARVVRLTRNVGFGRAVNVGASRARGTWILLLNPDTELVGDVIGEFVAYARANPEHRVYTGRTLHDDRTDDGRSAFALPSLWGYVCFATGLSTVFRRSRLFNPEELPGLDRSMPARVPAASGCLMLLQRSLFAELGGFLPDYFMYSEDIDLCHRATLLGASPVLVPGARVVHVGGASSTGVNKRIMLLQGKTTYLRLRWTPRRAAAGRALLAAGVAVRAAGARLTGRAGYWRQVWAARRTWLAGWPPPTQLPAVEVAGPAQSATPGV, encoded by the coding sequence ATGACAAGCGGTCCGACAACCCCGGCGGTCAGCGTCGTCATCGTCTCCTACCAGACCCGTGACCTGATCCGGCGTGCCCTGAGCACCCTCCGTACGGCGAGTCCGGCCGGGTCGTACGAGGTGATCGTGGTCGACAACGCCTCCACCGACGGCTCCGCCGAGGCGGTGGAGAACGAGTTCCCCGAGGCACGAGTGGTACGGCTGACCCGCAACGTCGGTTTCGGCCGGGCCGTCAACGTGGGTGCGTCCCGCGCCCGGGGCACCTGGATCCTGCTGCTCAACCCGGACACCGAATTGGTCGGGGACGTGATCGGCGAGTTCGTGGCGTACGCCCGGGCCAACCCGGAACACCGGGTCTACACCGGACGGACTCTGCACGACGACCGGACCGACGACGGGCGCTCGGCGTTCGCCCTCCCCTCGCTCTGGGGCTACGTCTGCTTCGCCACCGGGCTCTCCACCGTGTTCCGCCGCTCCCGGCTGTTCAACCCCGAGGAGCTACCGGGGCTGGACCGATCGATGCCGGCGCGAGTGCCGGCGGCCTCCGGCTGCCTGATGTTGTTGCAGCGGTCGCTCTTCGCCGAACTGGGCGGGTTCCTGCCGGACTACTTCATGTACAGCGAGGACATCGACCTGTGCCACCGGGCCACCCTGCTCGGCGCCTCCCCGGTGCTGGTGCCGGGTGCCCGGGTGGTGCACGTCGGTGGCGCCTCGTCGACCGGGGTCAACAAACGGATCATGCTGCTCCAGGGCAAGACCACGTACCTGAGGCTGCGTTGGACCCCACGCCGGGCGGCGGCCGGGCGGGCGTTGCTCGCCGCCGGAGTGGCGGTACGCGCCGCCGGCGCCCGGCTCACCGGCCGGGCCGGTTACTGGCGCCAGGTCTGGGCCGCGCGCCGTACCTGGCTGGCTGGTTGGCCACCGCCGACGCAGTTGCCGGCGGTGGAGGTCGCCGGTCCGGCTCAGTCCGCCACGCCGGGCGTCTGA
- a CDS encoding alpha/beta hydrolase, whose translation MSTAIRASSILPARREKIELQTADGLRLVGELALPADRPPVATLICLHPLPTHGGMMDSHVLRKAAWRLPALADLAVLRFNTRGTSSVQGTSEGEFGNGIAERFDVAAAIEYAEFADLPDIWLLGWSFGTDLTLKYGCEPGVTGAILLSPPLRFSTPEDLTVWAESGKPLTALVPEFDDYLRPDEARHRFAAIGQAEVVGVPGAKHLWVGDAETVLDEVVRRVNPAVPVPLPSTWDGPMTYGDASAYADRTVAAFGERPAGLGQAAQTPGVAD comes from the coding sequence GTGAGCACAGCGATCCGCGCGTCGTCCATCCTTCCCGCCCGGCGGGAGAAGATCGAACTGCAGACCGCCGATGGGCTGCGCCTCGTCGGTGAGCTGGCCCTGCCGGCCGACCGACCGCCGGTCGCCACCCTGATCTGCCTGCACCCGCTCCCGACACACGGCGGGATGATGGACAGCCACGTGCTGCGCAAGGCCGCCTGGCGGCTACCCGCCCTCGCTGACCTGGCCGTGCTCCGGTTCAACACCCGTGGCACCAGCAGCGTGCAGGGCACCAGCGAGGGCGAGTTCGGCAACGGCATCGCCGAACGGTTCGACGTGGCCGCCGCGATCGAGTACGCGGAATTCGCCGATCTCCCCGACATCTGGCTGCTCGGCTGGTCCTTCGGGACCGACCTGACCCTCAAGTACGGTTGCGAACCGGGCGTGACCGGGGCCATCCTGCTCTCCCCGCCGCTGCGCTTCTCCACGCCCGAGGACCTGACCGTCTGGGCCGAGTCCGGCAAGCCGTTGACCGCGCTGGTGCCGGAGTTCGACGACTACCTCCGGCCGGACGAGGCACGCCACCGCTTCGCCGCCATCGGGCAGGCCGAGGTCGTCGGGGTGCCCGGCGCCAAGCACCTCTGGGTCGGCGACGCCGAAACCGTGCTCGACGAGGTGGTCCGGCGGGTCAATCCGGCCGTACCGGTGCCACTGCCGTCCACCTGGGACGGTCCGATGACGTACGGCGACGCCAGCGCGTACGCCGACCGTACGGTTGCCGCCTTTGGTGAGCGGCCGGCGGGGCTGGGACAGGCCGCTCAGACGCCCGGCGTGGCGGACTGA